One genomic window of Aquisalimonas sp. 2447 includes the following:
- the senB gene encoding selenoneine biosynthesis selenosugar synthase SenB, producing the protein MKISLVTPAGRQSRAGNRATATRWARFLRQLGHRVHIAETWDGRAADLMIALHAWRSADSIRAFSDRHPEHPLVVTLTGTDIYRFQHSHPDPTLDSMRRAHALIGLHDRVHEDIPARFRDRLHTVFQSARPLPRRLSPVKSWFDVCVAGHLREEKDSLRAAYAVRDLPPESRLRVIHVGKPHNTEWEQAALAENRDNVRFRWRGEVPQGEVRRLMARARLMVMSSVMEGGANVVSEACVAGLPVIGSDIPGNRGLLGDDYPGYYPAGETAALRALLLRAEREPAFLEDLRARCEARAHLFRPEAERDGLARVIRHLTPSA; encoded by the coding sequence ATGAAAATCAGTCTGGTCACGCCGGCCGGCCGTCAGTCCAGGGCGGGCAATCGCGCTACTGCCACACGCTGGGCCCGCTTCCTGCGCCAGCTCGGCCACCGCGTGCACATCGCGGAGACCTGGGACGGTCGTGCAGCAGACTTGATGATCGCCCTGCACGCCTGGCGCAGCGCCGATTCCATCCGGGCCTTCAGCGACCGCCACCCGGAGCATCCGCTGGTCGTCACGCTCACGGGGACGGACATCTACCGCTTCCAGCATAGCCATCCCGACCCGACCCTGGACAGCATGCGCCGGGCCCACGCCCTGATCGGCCTGCACGACCGGGTCCACGAGGACATTCCAGCACGATTCCGCGACCGGCTGCACACGGTTTTCCAGTCCGCCCGCCCCCTGCCCCGCCGGCTGTCGCCAGTGAAATCCTGGTTCGACGTCTGCGTGGCAGGCCACCTGCGCGAGGAGAAGGACTCCCTGCGCGCCGCCTACGCCGTCCGCGATCTGCCGCCGGAGTCACGGCTGCGGGTGATCCATGTGGGCAAACCGCACAACACGGAATGGGAACAGGCCGCCCTCGCGGAGAACCGCGACAACGTCCGCTTCCGCTGGCGCGGCGAGGTGCCCCAGGGCGAGGTCCGGCGGCTTATGGCCCGTGCTCGCCTGATGGTGATGAGTTCGGTGATGGAAGGCGGCGCCAACGTGGTCTCCGAGGCCTGTGTTGCCGGGCTGCCGGTAATCGGCTCGGACATCCCGGGCAACCGCGGGCTACTGGGCGACGACTACCCCGGCTACTACCCCGCCGGGGAGACAGCGGCCCTGCGCGCACTGCTGCTGCGCGCCGAGCGCGAGCCGGCCTTCCTCGAGGACCTGCGCGCGCGCTGCGAGGCCCGGGCGCACCTGTTCCGTCCGGAAGCGGAGCGCGACGGCCTGGCGCGGGTGATCCGGCACCTCACCCCTTCAGCGTAA
- a CDS encoding beta-N-acetylglucosaminidase domain-containing protein produces the protein MTAPALGIVEGYYGRPWPWATRYGVSRLLADHGYTFYHYAAKSDPHVREQWREPWPEVEFAELASFADHCRACGMRFGIGLSPVGLQSDQDEEGLARLLQRVQQIDRIGADDLLLLFDDIAGDDSDNLALRQADLAHRVTDATHAERLFVCPTYYSDAPLLDELFGPRPANYLRQLGNHLDPAVHVYWAGEEICPAEITPGSFASVTDQLGRPPTLWDNYPVNDGGTAREHLHLRGFTGRSAALADAVAGHAINPALQGWLSCIPALTLPARYRDCDDYRYGHAQRQAAVAVLGSELGEHVLEDLPLLVDRGRDRLTPTQRSMLVARYQAFEHPGAREIVDWLNGAPADEIAPTGA, from the coding sequence ATGACCGCGCCGGCACTCGGCATCGTCGAGGGATACTACGGGCGTCCCTGGCCCTGGGCAACCCGCTACGGGGTCTCGCGCCTCCTGGCCGACCACGGCTACACGTTCTACCACTACGCGGCCAAGAGCGACCCCCATGTGCGCGAACAGTGGCGCGAACCGTGGCCAGAGGTGGAGTTCGCTGAGCTGGCGTCCTTCGCCGACCATTGCCGTGCCTGCGGGATGCGTTTCGGTATCGGCCTGAGTCCCGTGGGCCTGCAGAGCGACCAGGATGAGGAAGGGCTTGCCCGCCTGCTCCAGCGCGTACAGCAGATCGACCGCATCGGCGCGGATGACCTGCTGCTGCTGTTCGACGACATTGCCGGGGACGACAGCGATAACCTGGCGCTGCGTCAGGCGGACCTCGCCCATCGGGTGACCGACGCCACCCACGCCGAACGGCTGTTCGTCTGCCCGACCTACTACTCGGACGCCCCCCTGCTGGACGAGCTCTTCGGCCCGCGCCCCGCGAATTACCTGCGCCAGCTCGGGAATCACCTAGACCCGGCGGTGCACGTCTACTGGGCAGGGGAAGAAATATGCCCGGCGGAGATCACTCCCGGCAGCTTCGCGTCAGTCACCGATCAACTCGGGCGGCCGCCGACGCTCTGGGACAATTACCCGGTCAATGACGGCGGCACCGCCCGCGAGCACCTGCACCTGCGGGGATTCACCGGCCGATCCGCGGCTCTGGCCGATGCCGTTGCGGGACATGCCATCAACCCGGCACTGCAGGGATGGCTAAGCTGCATTCCGGCACTGACCCTGCCAGCCAGGTACCGCGACTGTGACGACTACCGGTACGGCCACGCCCAGCGGCAGGCGGCGGTGGCCGTTCTGGGCAGCGAGCTGGGCGAGCACGTGCTGGAGGATCTGCCGCTGCTCGTCGATCGCGGCCGGGATCGTCTCACCCCCACACAGCGCTCAATGCTTGTGGCCCGCTACCAGGCCTTCGAACACCCCGGGGCCCGGGAAATCGTCGACTGGCTGAACGGCGCTCCCGCCGACGAGATCGCGCCGACAGGCGCATGA
- a CDS encoding ABC transporter permease, which yields MPVTAAVRTTLGFIAVAIICVFFADLAITTSDPWTDLRRLAMGFLAPDFTAVDYVGEALMRTLAFAFTGVALGVAGGFLLALVFRYALVRAFCAFIRAIHELFWALIFLQFFGIHPLSGVLAIAIPFAGVFAKVYSEILDETDPTPLHALPFGVGTLSAFLFTRVPEAWPHLVSYTAYRLECGLRSSAILGFVGLPTLGFYLESSFAQGQYAEVGALMILFYVLIATMRWWLRPRLLPFYLAAAPFLLGSGLPIVWSNVGRFFTEDIVPRPLRTGDGWSGLGSWLSELLVNQALPGIVNTIVLTQIALVATGLLAIVAFPWISRHFTGRMGGTLGHVLLVIFRSTPEYMLAFILLQLWGPSMLPAAVALAIHNGGIIGHLVGRRSNTLNLRADAARGINRYAFEVVPRVYGPFLALLFYRWEIIMRETAILGILGIATLGFYVDNAIQEIRFDRAMVLILITAALNIGVDALARYLRRRLQLRTTPRLEP from the coding sequence ATGCCCGTAACTGCTGCCGTCCGCACTACGCTGGGTTTTATCGCCGTCGCGATCATCTGCGTGTTCTTCGCGGACCTGGCCATTACCACCTCGGATCCGTGGACCGACCTGCGACGTCTGGCCATGGGGTTCCTGGCGCCGGATTTCACCGCGGTGGACTACGTGGGCGAGGCGCTGATGCGCACCCTGGCGTTCGCGTTCACCGGTGTTGCCCTGGGTGTGGCGGGCGGTTTTCTGCTGGCGCTGGTGTTCCGCTATGCCCTGGTGCGGGCCTTCTGTGCCTTTATTCGGGCCATCCACGAGCTCTTCTGGGCGCTGATTTTCCTGCAGTTCTTTGGCATCCACCCGTTAAGCGGTGTGTTGGCGATTGCGATTCCCTTCGCCGGGGTGTTCGCCAAGGTCTACTCGGAGATCCTGGACGAGACCGATCCCACCCCACTGCATGCACTGCCCTTCGGCGTCGGCACTCTGTCGGCATTCCTGTTCACCCGCGTGCCCGAGGCATGGCCGCACCTGGTGAGCTACACCGCTTACCGGCTGGAGTGCGGCCTGCGCTCCAGCGCCATACTCGGGTTTGTCGGGTTGCCCACCCTGGGGTTCTATCTGGAGTCTTCGTTTGCCCAGGGGCAGTACGCCGAGGTGGGTGCACTGATGATCCTGTTCTACGTGCTCATCGCCACCATGCGCTGGTGGCTGCGGCCTAGGCTGCTGCCGTTCTACCTGGCGGCGGCGCCGTTCCTGCTGGGCTCGGGGCTGCCCATTGTCTGGAGCAACGTCGGACGGTTCTTCACCGAGGACATCGTGCCCCGGCCACTGCGCACCGGCGACGGCTGGTCCGGCCTGGGGTCCTGGTTGTCGGAGCTGCTGGTCAATCAGGCGCTGCCCGGCATCGTTAACACCATCGTGCTCACGCAGATCGCGCTGGTGGCTACGGGGCTACTCGCCATCGTGGCCTTCCCCTGGATTTCCCGGCATTTCACCGGCCGCATGGGCGGCACGCTCGGCCACGTGCTTCTGGTCATTTTCCGCTCCACGCCGGAGTACATGCTGGCGTTCATTCTGCTGCAGCTGTGGGGGCCGTCCATGCTGCCGGCGGCCGTGGCGCTGGCCATTCACAACGGCGGAATCATCGGCCACCTGGTGGGCAGGCGCAGCAACACCCTGAATCTGCGAGCGGATGCGGCCCGCGGCATCAACCGGTACGCCTTCGAAGTCGTGCCCCGGGTGTATGGGCCCTTCCTGGCGCTACTGTTCTACCGCTGGGAGATCATCATGCGCGAGACGGCGATCCTGGGGATTCTGGGTATCGCCACACTGGGCTTCTACGTCGACAACGCCATCCAGGAGATCCGTTTCGACCGTGCCATGGTGCTGATTCTCATCACTGCGGCGCTGAATATCGGTGTCGACGCGCTGGCGCGCTATCTGCGTCGCCGCCTGCAGCTACGGACCACGCCGCGCCTGGAGCCGTGA
- a CDS encoding phosphonate ABC transporter ATP-binding protein produces MQPLVLSDVSADYGGTRVLGPLSLTIEPGQRVALVGRSGAGKSTLLGIMYERWRDRAALMPQQLGLVDTLSVFHNVYMGRLAANSTWYNLRNLAWPARPEVEAVIAVLRQLGLEDKLRSRAGELSGGQRQRVAAARALYQGDGVLLADEPVSALDGPLAETVMAVLTNAYPTAVLAMHDVELALRYTDRVVGVDDGLIAVDAPSQALSAADLRPLYRGEEEIPAS; encoded by the coding sequence ATGCAGCCACTGGTCCTGTCCGACGTCAGCGCCGATTACGGCGGCACCCGCGTTCTTGGGCCGCTGAGCCTGACCATCGAGCCCGGTCAGCGGGTCGCGCTGGTCGGGCGCAGCGGTGCGGGCAAGTCCACGCTGCTGGGCATCATGTACGAGCGCTGGCGGGACCGCGCCGCGCTGATGCCGCAGCAGCTGGGCCTGGTGGACACCCTGTCGGTGTTCCACAACGTCTACATGGGGCGGCTGGCCGCCAATTCCACCTGGTACAACCTGCGCAATCTGGCCTGGCCGGCGCGCCCGGAGGTGGAGGCGGTGATCGCAGTGCTGCGGCAACTGGGTCTGGAAGACAAGCTCCGCTCCCGCGCCGGTGAACTCTCCGGCGGGCAGCGACAACGTGTCGCCGCCGCCCGGGCCCTGTACCAGGGCGACGGTGTGCTGCTGGCGGACGAGCCGGTCTCCGCCCTGGACGGCCCGCTGGCAGAGACGGTCATGGCGGTGCTGACCAACGCCTACCCCACGGCAGTGCTGGCCATGCATGACGTGGAACTGGCGCTTCGGTACACCGACCGGGTCGTGGGTGTGGACGATGGCCTGATCGCCGTGGATGCGCCCAGCCAGGCGTTGAGCGCTGCCGACCTGCGCCCGCTGTACCGCGGCGAGGAAGAGATCCCGGCCTCTTGA
- the senA gene encoding selenoneine synthase SenA — MTKSIDVPPTRRLPADELARMVDDARRRTLDLTRDLTGDRQFGPNLKIVNPPLWEVGHVGFFHDYFALRTLHGLSDYQQSDAERLYDSSSIPHDDRWNLPLPTMQGTLDYLESVRNAMLARLPETGEAGEAESYVYQLTVLHEDMHAEAFTYTRQTLAYPPPEFSDGVTPPAADGHGPLEGDVHVSGGTHQLGSDDSVPFRFDNEKQPHAVEVGPFAIARAPVTNAEFAAFVEDGGYDRAEFWSDDGWQWRRARQQTAPLYWRRGSDGWEQRWFDRWVSLAPHHPVCFVSLYEAEAYCAWAGRRLPTEAEWEVAASRVPTADGSALEPGKRLYPWGDTPPLSERVNMDGYRLGCVDVAALPAGDSAFGCRQMLGNVWEWTSSLFKPYPGFEADLYKDYSEPWFEEGRRVLRGGAWATRSRLVNNNHRNYFTPDRNDIFAGFRTCAR; from the coding sequence ATGACAAAGTCCATCGACGTCCCGCCCACTCGGCGACTCCCCGCCGATGAACTGGCCCGCATGGTGGACGACGCCCGGCGCCGGACCCTGGACCTGACCCGGGACCTCACCGGCGACCGCCAGTTCGGCCCCAATCTCAAGATCGTCAATCCGCCCCTGTGGGAAGTCGGCCATGTGGGCTTCTTTCACGACTACTTCGCCCTGCGCACGCTGCATGGGCTGTCCGACTATCAGCAGTCCGACGCCGAGCGGCTGTACGACTCCAGCAGCATCCCCCACGACGACCGCTGGAACCTGCCACTGCCCACCATGCAGGGAACACTGGACTACCTGGAGTCCGTGCGCAACGCCATGCTGGCGCGCCTGCCGGAGACCGGCGAGGCCGGGGAAGCGGAGAGCTACGTCTACCAGCTCACCGTGTTGCACGAGGATATGCACGCGGAGGCCTTTACCTACACCCGGCAGACCCTGGCGTACCCGCCCCCGGAGTTTTCGGATGGCGTGACTCCGCCGGCGGCGGACGGTCATGGCCCGCTGGAGGGGGATGTCCACGTCTCGGGTGGCACACATCAGCTGGGTTCCGACGACAGCGTGCCCTTCCGCTTCGACAACGAGAAGCAGCCCCATGCCGTGGAGGTGGGGCCCTTCGCCATCGCCCGGGCGCCGGTGACCAACGCCGAGTTCGCCGCCTTCGTCGAGGATGGCGGTTACGACCGCGCGGAATTCTGGAGCGATGACGGCTGGCAGTGGCGCCGGGCCCGGCAACAGACGGCACCGCTGTACTGGCGGCGCGGCAGCGACGGCTGGGAGCAACGCTGGTTCGATCGCTGGGTGTCCCTGGCGCCCCATCATCCGGTGTGTTTCGTCAGCCTCTACGAGGCCGAGGCCTACTGTGCCTGGGCGGGGCGGCGGCTGCCCACGGAAGCCGAATGGGAAGTGGCGGCGAGCCGGGTGCCCACTGCCGATGGGTCCGCTCTGGAGCCGGGCAAGCGGCTCTACCCCTGGGGTGACACGCCGCCGTTATCGGAGCGTGTAAACATGGATGGCTACCGTCTGGGCTGCGTGGATGTCGCGGCGCTGCCCGCCGGCGATAGCGCGTTCGGCTGCCGGCAGATGCTGGGGAATGTCTGGGAGTGGACGTCTTCGCTGTTCAAGCCGTATCCAGGGTTTGAAGCGGATCTGTATAAGGACTATTCTGAGCCGTGGTTTGAAGAAGGACGGCGGGTACTTCGTGGTGGTGCCTGGGCGACCCGCAGTCGGCTGGTGAACAACAACCACCGTAACTACTTCACGCCAGACCGCAATGACATCTTTGCCGGGTTCCGCACCTGTGCCCGGTGA
- a CDS encoding putative selenate ABC transporter substrate-binding protein, producing MFKYLRYGVFKHIVYGMALSLALATGGANAQPFVFTAIPDEDETRLQERFDIVADYLSEELDVDVRYVPVKSYAAAVSAFRNNQVQLAWFGAVSGVQARELVPGSRALAQGEEDAEFRTYFIANRETGLERGDTLPEDLRGKTFTFGSKGSTSGRLIPEYHIRDQFGESPDNVFSRVGYAGNHSRTMALVESGAYQVGAVNFAAWEKDAESGAVDTDRVHVIWETPPFTNYQWTIRGDVDQRYGDGFMERVKQALLDMDDPDLLASFPRRGFIPVDNEDYDIIREMGRELDLID from the coding sequence ATGTTCAAGTACCTACGCTACGGAGTGTTCAAGCACATCGTCTATGGTATGGCCCTGTCGCTGGCCCTTGCCACGGGCGGCGCCAATGCCCAGCCGTTCGTCTTTACCGCGATTCCCGATGAAGACGAGACCCGCCTACAGGAACGTTTCGACATCGTTGCCGACTACCTGTCCGAAGAACTCGACGTGGACGTGCGCTATGTGCCGGTGAAGTCCTACGCCGCCGCGGTGAGCGCCTTCCGCAACAACCAGGTGCAGCTGGCGTGGTTCGGGGCCGTCTCCGGGGTTCAGGCGCGGGAACTGGTGCCGGGGTCCCGCGCTCTGGCCCAGGGCGAGGAAGACGCGGAGTTCCGCACCTATTTCATCGCCAACCGGGAGACTGGTCTGGAGCGCGGCGACACCCTGCCCGAGGACCTGCGCGGCAAGACCTTCACCTTCGGTTCCAAGGGTTCCACCTCCGGGCGCCTGATTCCCGAGTACCACATTCGGGACCAGTTTGGTGAATCGCCGGATAACGTGTTCAGCCGGGTCGGCTACGCCGGGAACCACAGCCGCACCATGGCGCTGGTAGAGTCCGGTGCCTACCAGGTGGGCGCGGTGAACTTTGCCGCCTGGGAGAAGGATGCGGAATCCGGCGCCGTGGATACGGACCGCGTGCACGTGATCTGGGAGACGCCGCCATTCACCAATTACCAGTGGACCATCCGTGGCGACGTCGATCAGCGCTACGGCGACGGTTTCATGGAGCGGGTCAAGCAGGCCCTGCTGGACATGGATGATCCGGACCTGCTGGCCAGCTTCCCTCGCCGGGGGTTCATCCCGGTGGACAACGAGGACTACGACATCATCCGCGAGATGGGTCGCGAGCTCGACCTCATCGACTGA